One genomic region from Ptychodera flava strain L36383 chromosome 5, AS_Pfla_20210202, whole genome shotgun sequence encodes:
- the LOC139132958 gene encoding class E basic helix-loop-helix protein 23-like: METAKHEFVRESYYEKCTSGEEEIIVVDGESHHRAQMTTTSSGVPKFLDKENRDFAGNMDVSTSETVVEDRCDDECGSSSQAENSGEDRDVLQNEKNNVKSGNNNKKMKIQRTVRLGINARERRRMHDLNDALDDLRSVIPYAHSPSVRKLSKIATLLLAKNYILMQANALEEMRRMVNYMNQAQTLPQMPAYETYAYTRIPADKATAAMFQSAAAAAAAATPTTVPTPHLCKECGDKPCTS, encoded by the coding sequence ATGGAGACGGCAAAGCACGAATTCGTTCGGGAAAGTTATTACGAGAAGTGTACGTCGGGCGAAGAGGAGATTATTGTTGTGGACGGGGAAAGTCACCACCGGGCACAGATGACAACGACGTCATCGGGCGTCCCAAAATTCTTGGACAAGGAAAACAGAGACTTTGCAGGGAACATGGACGTTTCCACGAGCGAGACCGTCGTCGAAGACCGATGCGACGATGAATGTGGCTCTTCGAGTCAAGCTGAAAACAGCGGCGAGGATAGGGACGTGTTACAAAACGAGAAAAACAATGTCAAGTCTggcaataataataaaaagatgaaaattcaGCGAACAGTTCGATTGGGCATCAACGCCAGGGAAAGGCGACGGATGCACGACTTGAACGACGCCCTCGATGATCTTCGGTCCGTTATCCCGTACGCTCACAGTCCGTCCGTCAGAAAGTTGTCCAAAATCGCCACTCTGTTGCTGGCAAAGAATTACATCCTGATGCAGGCGAATGCCTTGGAAGAGATGCGACGCATGGTGAACTACATGAACCAGGCACAAACATTACCACAAATGCCTGCCTACGAAACTTATGCCTACACTCGTATACCGGCCGACAAAGCTACGGCAGCAATGTTTCAAAGCGCGGCGGCGGCAGCAGCAGCGGCAACACCCACGACAGTGCCGACGCCACATCTGTGTAAGGAGTGCGGCGACAAGCCTTGCACGTCGTGA